Proteins from a genomic interval of Clostridium scatologenes:
- a CDS encoding FeoA family protein: MSICDLKLGETALIESICGNEKLIKRLLALGCIEGTEVALKASAPFGDPLVINLRGFNLAIRKKDAKNIFIKSSKL, from the coding sequence ATGAGTATTTGTGATTTAAAACTTGGAGAAACAGCTTTAATAGAAAGCATATGCGGAAATGAAAAATTAATAAAGAGGCTTCTTGCTTTAGGATGTATAGAAGGAACTGAGGTTGCTTTAAAGGCTTCTGCTCCATTTGGTGATCCTTTAGTAATAAACCTAAGAGGTTTTAATTTAGCAATACGCAAAAAAGATGCAAAAAATATATTTATAAAAAGTTCCAAATTGTAA
- a CDS encoding methyl-accepting chemotaxis protein, with the protein MEDKTFQSFLEVVPSLKEMLDEDIGVVVADKTNIIFYLPGDTINLNHKVGDKLLVGEPLYKTIKSGKKHSSIVSKEIYGIPFKAVTYPIKDSKEMIIGAVGISKSLKDNFEVEEASENLFVSLQQTNASVTEICNGSQNLFASIEKIVESSKRAEEKLKESYQILDLIQNVARQSNLLGLNAAIESARAGEYGKGFSVVASEMRRLAQLTGQSSKNVSKILIDMNNSIEDIKKFVNQVHTISESQVAETEEITAVMEKITLDSQRLADSAKII; encoded by the coding sequence ATGGAGGACAAAACTTTTCAGTCATTTTTAGAAGTAGTGCCTTCTTTGAAAGAAATGCTTGATGAAGATATAGGAGTAGTAGTAGCTGATAAAACAAATATTATATTTTATCTTCCAGGTGATACAATTAATTTAAACCATAAAGTGGGAGATAAATTACTAGTAGGAGAACCTTTATATAAAACAATTAAAAGTGGAAAAAAACATTCTTCAATAGTATCAAAAGAAATATACGGCATTCCATTTAAAGCGGTCACATATCCAATTAAAGATTCAAAGGAAATGATTATTGGTGCTGTTGGTATATCTAAAAGTTTAAAAGACAATTTTGAAGTTGAAGAAGCATCAGAAAATTTATTTGTTTCACTTCAACAGACAAATGCAAGTGTAACAGAAATTTGTAATGGCTCTCAAAATTTGTTTGCCAGTATAGAGAAAATAGTAGAATCATCAAAAAGGGCAGAAGAAAAATTAAAGGAAAGCTATCAAATTCTTGATTTAATACAAAATGTAGCACGTCAGTCAAATTTATTAGGATTAAATGCAGCAATTGAATCAGCAAGAGCAGGTGAGTATGGTAAGGGTTTTTCAGTAGTTGCAAGTGAAATGAGAAGATTAGCTCAATTAACTGGACAATCATCTAAAAATGTATCTAAGATCTTAATAGATATGAATAATTCTATTGAAGATATTAAAAAGTTTGTAAATCAAGTACATACTATTTCTGAAAGTCAGGTGGCTGAAACTGAGGAAATCACAGCAGTGATGGAAAAGATTACTTTAGATTCTCAGAGATTAGCTGATTCAGCAAAAATTATTTAA
- the atoD gene encoding acetate CoA-transferase subunit alpha produces the protein MNKVKSISEVMEYVKDGMTIMIGGFMGVGTPEHIIDAMLKKGVKDLTVIANDTGFPDKGIGKLIINKQVKKVIASHIGLNPETGRQMNAKEIEVDLVPQGTLAEQIRCGGSGIGGFLTETGVGTIVEEGKEKIKVGDKEYLLELPLRADVAIVGGSIVDKKGNTFYNGSTRNFNPLIATAADIVIVGAEKLVEVGELDPNHVMTPGIFVDHIVGGEN, from the coding sequence ATGAATAAGGTCAAAAGTATTAGTGAAGTAATGGAGTATGTAAAAGATGGAATGACTATTATGATAGGTGGCTTCATGGGGGTTGGGACTCCAGAGCATATTATTGATGCAATGCTCAAAAAAGGAGTAAAAGATCTAACTGTAATAGCAAATGACACAGGATTTCCTGATAAGGGAATTGGAAAATTAATAATAAATAAACAAGTTAAAAAAGTTATTGCATCTCATATTGGTTTGAATCCTGAAACTGGAAGACAGATGAATGCTAAAGAGATAGAAGTAGACTTAGTACCTCAAGGGACACTAGCAGAACAGATAAGGTGTGGAGGCTCAGGCATAGGCGGTTTTTTAACAGAAACTGGAGTAGGAACCATTGTAGAGGAAGGAAAAGAAAAAATAAAAGTTGGAGATAAGGAATATCTTTTAGAATTGCCGCTAAGAGCAGATGTAGCTATAGTTGGTGGATCAATAGTGGACAAAAAAGGAAATACTTTTTATAACGGATCCACAAGAAACTTCAATCCACTAATTGCAACTGCCGCAGATATAGTTATAGTAGGAGCAGAAAAGCTTGTAGAGGTTGGAGAACTTGATCCCAATCATGTAATGACACCAGGAATATTTGTGGATCATATAGTTGGAGGTGAAAACTAA
- a CDS encoding SDR family NAD(P)-dependent oxidoreductase — MVDKKLINNLFDVKGKVALLTGATGALGKAVAFGYGQAGMKVFITGRSDDKCKALCNELKVDGIECGYSIGDPAIEADVIKIVDDCVAKFGEINVLLTAAGYNHPQPIVEQDLTEWQKIMNSDVQGTWLFCKYVGQKMIDQGKGGKVILVSSARSKMGMAGYTGYCTAKAGIDLMAQSLACEWTAKYGINVNTINPTVFRSDLTEWMFDPESAVYKNFLRRLPIGRLGEPEDFVGPCIFLASSASDFMTGANVATEGGYWAN, encoded by the coding sequence ATGGTTGATAAAAAACTTATAAACAACTTATTTGATGTTAAAGGAAAAGTTGCTCTATTAACAGGAGCTACTGGTGCATTAGGAAAAGCAGTTGCTTTTGGTTATGGACAAGCAGGAATGAAAGTTTTCATTACAGGGCGTAGTGATGATAAATGTAAAGCTCTTTGCAATGAATTAAAAGTTGATGGAATTGAATGTGGATATTCAATAGGTGATCCAGCAATAGAAGCAGATGTAATCAAAATTGTTGATGATTGTGTTGCAAAATTTGGAGAAATTAATGTATTACTTACAGCAGCTGGCTATAATCATCCTCAGCCAATAGTTGAACAAGATTTAACTGAATGGCAAAAAATTATGAACTCTGATGTTCAGGGGACATGGTTATTTTGCAAATATGTTGGACAGAAGATGATAGATCAAGGAAAAGGTGGAAAAGTTATACTAGTATCTTCTGCTCGTTCAAAAATGGGTATGGCTGGGTATACAGGTTATTGTACAGCAAAAGCTGGTATTGACCTTATGGCTCAATCGCTTGCATGTGAATGGACTGCAAAATATGGTATAAATGTTAACACAATTAATCCAACAGTGTTTCGTTCAGATTTAACTGAATGGATGTTTGATCCAGAAAGTGCTGTTTATAAAAACTTTTTAAGACGTCTTCCAATTGGTCGCCTTGGTGAACCAGAAGATTTTGTAGGACCATGCATCTTCCTTGCTTCAAGTGCAAGTGACTTTATGACAGGTGCAAATGTTGCTACAGAAGGTGGATATTGGGCCAACTAA
- a CDS encoding cyclase family protein, which produces MGKKVYVDLTHPFSADIPRWPYFVKPVIDSMHSLAKGGVLTQRIDCVQHTGTHCDAPRHVMETEFNGKRARYTHEMPVDAYMGDAVCLEIKAGRWELITAAHLEDACKRANIKPEELEGMVVCLNTGMHRKFDDSKEYYHYSCGTGVEAGKWFVKYKVKCVAMDMQALDHPLHTAMGNNGATRLNLLGASGKPITEEYKEQFGEEAYAEFDKDEYIRIHGKEAYDAKFGDLEEIGCWGTWEPCHKEMLGHGIVGVENLGGDLDKVSGKRFRFLCLPIRWYMGDGSMVRCVAEIDEDNVNKDVADRVYTYGGF; this is translated from the coding sequence ATGGGAAAGAAAGTATATGTAGATTTAACACATCCATTTAGTGCAGATATACCACGTTGGCCTTATTTTGTAAAGCCAGTAATTGATTCTATGCATTCATTAGCAAAAGGTGGGGTTCTTACACAAAGAATCGATTGTGTACAACACACTGGTACACATTGTGATGCGCCACGTCATGTTATGGAAACTGAATTCAATGGAAAACGTGCTCGTTATACTCATGAAATGCCAGTTGATGCATACATGGGGGATGCAGTTTGTTTAGAAATTAAAGCTGGACGTTGGGAGTTAATTACAGCAGCACATCTTGAAGATGCTTGTAAACGTGCAAATATCAAACCAGAAGAATTAGAAGGAATGGTTGTTTGTCTAAATACAGGAATGCATCGTAAATTTGACGATTCAAAAGAATATTATCATTACTCTTGTGGTACAGGTGTTGAAGCAGGAAAGTGGTTTGTAAAGTATAAAGTTAAATGTGTAGCTATGGATATGCAGGCTCTTGATCATCCTCTTCATACAGCTATGGGTAATAATGGTGCTACTCGTCTAAATTTACTTGGTGCTTCAGGAAAACCAATTACAGAAGAGTACAAAGAGCAGTTTGGTGAAGAAGCATATGCTGAATTTGATAAAGATGAATATATTAGAATTCATGGTAAAGAAGCATATGATGCTAAATTCGGTGATTTAGAAGAAATCGGATGTTGGGGAACATGGGAACCTTGTCATAAAGAGATGTTAGGACATGGTATTGTCGGGGTGGAAAACCTTGGTGGCGATTTAGATAAAGTATCTGGAAAACGTTTTAGGTTCTTATGTTTACCAATTAGATGGTACATGGGTGATGGATCTATGGTTCGCTGCGTTGCTGAAATAGATGAAGATAATGTAAATAAAGATGTAGCAGATAGAGTTTACACATATGGTGGATTCTAA
- a CDS encoding acetyl-CoA C-acetyltransferase produces MKEVVIVSAVRTAVGKFGGTLKDIPAVELGAIVIKEALKRANVKSELVDEVVMGNVLQAGLGQNPTRQALIKAGIPDSVTGFTINKVCGSGLRAVSLATQIIKAGDADIVVAGGMENMSAAPYVLQKARWGQRMGDGKLVDEMIKDGLWDAFNGYHMGMTAENIAEKWNITREMQDEFSAASQQKAEAAIKSGKFKDEIVPVSVKTKKGEIVFDTDEFPRFGTTVESLGKLKPAFKKDGTVTAGNASGINDAAAAIVVMSADKAKELGIKPMAKVVSYGSKGLDPAIMGYGPFHATKKALKKANLTIGDIDLIEANEAFAAQSLAVAKDLKFDMSKVNVNGGAISIGHPIGASGARILTTLLYEMQKRDSKKGLATLCIGGGMGTAIIVER; encoded by the coding sequence ATGAAAGAAGTAGTTATTGTAAGTGCTGTTAGAACTGCAGTAGGGAAATTTGGAGGAACATTGAAAGATATACCAGCAGTTGAATTAGGAGCAATTGTAATTAAAGAAGCACTAAAAAGAGCAAATGTAAAATCAGAATTGGTTGATGAAGTTGTAATGGGAAATGTACTTCAAGCAGGACTTGGACAAAATCCAACAAGACAAGCATTGATAAAAGCAGGAATTCCAGACAGCGTAACTGGATTTACAATAAATAAAGTTTGTGGATCAGGACTCAGGGCAGTAAGTTTAGCAACTCAGATAATAAAAGCAGGAGATGCTGATATAGTAGTGGCAGGCGGAATGGAAAATATGTCAGCAGCACCATATGTACTCCAAAAAGCAAGATGGGGACAAAGAATGGGTGATGGGAAATTAGTTGACGAAATGATAAAAGACGGACTATGGGATGCATTTAATGGATACCATATGGGAATGACAGCAGAAAATATAGCAGAAAAATGGAATATAACAAGAGAAATGCAAGATGAATTTTCAGCAGCATCACAACAAAAAGCAGAAGCTGCCATTAAGTCAGGGAAATTCAAAGATGAAATAGTGCCTGTAAGTGTAAAAACTAAAAAGGGAGAAATAGTATTTGATACAGATGAATTTCCTAGATTTGGAACAACTGTAGAATCTTTAGGTAAATTAAAGCCAGCTTTCAAGAAGGATGGAACAGTAACAGCAGGAAATGCATCAGGAATAAATGATGCAGCAGCAGCAATAGTTGTTATGAGTGCAGATAAAGCAAAAGAATTGGGAATAAAACCAATGGCTAAGGTAGTGTCTTATGGATCAAAAGGATTAGATCCAGCAATAATGGGATATGGACCATTTCATGCAACAAAGAAAGCATTAAAAAAAGCAAACTTAACAATAGGAGATATAGATTTAATAGAAGCAAATGAAGCATTTGCAGCACAAAGTTTAGCGGTGGCAAAAGATTTAAAGTTTGATATGAGCAAGGTAAATGTAAATGGAGGAGCAATCTCAATAGGACATCCAATAGGAGCATCAGGAGCTAGAATATTAACAACACTTTTATATGAAATGCAAAAAAGAGATTCTAAAAAAGGTCTAGCAACGTTATGTATAGGTGGCGGTATGGGTACTGCTATTATAGTAGAAAGATAA
- a CDS encoding 3-hydroxyacyl-CoA dehydrogenase family protein: MGSIIKNITVFGPGMMGSGIAQVFAGCKDSHVTVFIREKFEYECIDKIKGNLQVMKEKGIVTDADIAELFSRITLTEDMKAATKDADFIIECIPENMELKQNLFKNLEDLCREDTIFATNTSVMSITEISEKSKLKTRIVGTHFWNPPYLIPLVEVVKSDYTSEEVMNKTMELLKTVKKHPIRVNKDVPGFVANRLQHALWREAISIVENGIADAKTVDEAVKYSFGLRLPHLGPIENADMVGTDLTLSIHDYILKHLDKSIEAAPIVRKMVEAGELGFKSGKGFQEWTPEQAKASNESLREYLLKVLYGK, encoded by the coding sequence ATGGGAAGTATAATTAAAAATATAACAGTATTTGGACCAGGAATGATGGGAAGCGGAATAGCTCAAGTATTTGCAGGTTGTAAAGATTCACATGTAACCGTTTTTATAAGAGAAAAATTTGAATATGAATGTATAGATAAAATAAAAGGAAACCTTCAAGTTATGAAAGAAAAAGGCATTGTAACAGATGCAGATATTGCAGAACTTTTTAGCAGAATTACTTTAACTGAAGATATGAAGGCTGCCACTAAAGATGCAGACTTTATTATTGAATGTATTCCAGAAAATATGGAATTAAAACAAAATTTATTTAAAAATTTAGAAGATCTTTGTAGAGAAGATACTATATTTGCAACAAATACATCAGTGATGAGTATTACAGAAATATCTGAAAAATCTAAGTTGAAAACAAGAATAGTTGGTACTCACTTCTGGAATCCTCCATATTTAATCCCACTTGTTGAGGTAGTTAAGTCAGATTATACTTCAGAAGAAGTTATGAATAAAACAATGGAATTACTAAAAACTGTAAAAAAACATCCTATAAGAGTAAACAAGGATGTTCCGGGCTTTGTTGCTAACAGATTACAACATGCTCTATGGAGAGAAGCAATATCAATAGTAGAAAATGGAATTGCTGATGCTAAAACTGTTGATGAAGCAGTTAAATATAGCTTTGGATTAAGATTACCTCACTTAGGACCTATAGAAAATGCAGATATGGTTGGAACAGATTTAACTCTATCTATTCATGATTATATATTAAAACATCTTGATAAATCTATTGAAGCGGCTCCAATTGTAAGAAAGATGGTTGAAGCAGGAGAACTAGGGTTCAAGAGCGGTAAAGGGTTTCAAGAATGGACTCCAGAACAAGCTAAAGCATCAAATGAAAGTTTAAGAGAATACCTATTAAAAGTATTATATGGCAAATAA
- a CDS encoding 3-oxoacid CoA-transferase subunit B, giving the protein MDSKTAKKIIAKRIAKELKDGDVVNLGIGLPTMVANYIAEDIDVVFQSENGFVGLGSIPEEGKEDMDIVNAGGQPVTIKEGAAFFDSATSFGIIRGGHVNATVLGALEVDQKGNLANFMVPGKMVPGMGGAMDLVSGAKKVIIAMIHTAKGEAKILKQCKLPLTAVGKVNLIVTEMGVIEVTNDGLILREIADGVTIEDILAATEADLVISDNLKVMEA; this is encoded by the coding sequence ATGGATAGTAAAACAGCTAAGAAGATTATTGCGAAACGAATAGCAAAGGAATTGAAAGATGGAGATGTAGTAAATTTAGGAATAGGTCTTCCCACAATGGTTGCTAACTATATAGCAGAAGATATTGATGTAGTATTTCAATCAGAAAATGGCTTTGTAGGTTTAGGATCAATACCAGAAGAAGGAAAAGAGGATATGGATATAGTAAATGCTGGTGGACAACCTGTCACTATAAAAGAAGGAGCAGCATTTTTTGATAGTGCAACATCCTTTGGAATTATCAGAGGTGGACATGTTAATGCTACAGTTTTAGGTGCTTTAGAAGTAGATCAGAAAGGTAACTTGGCAAACTTTATGGTTCCAGGGAAAATGGTTCCAGGTATGGGGGGAGCTATGGATTTAGTAAGTGGTGCAAAAAAAGTAATTATTGCAATGATACATACAGCTAAAGGAGAGGCAAAAATATTAAAGCAATGCAAATTACCACTTACAGCTGTTGGTAAGGTCAATCTCATTGTTACAGAAATGGGAGTTATTGAAGTAACAAATGATGGACTTATATTAAGAGAAATTGCTGATGGGGTAACTATTGAAGACATATTAGCTGCTACTGAGGCTGATTTAGTGATTAGTGATAATTTAAAGGTTATGGAAGCATAG
- a CDS encoding 3-keto-5-aminohexanoate cleavage protein, translating to MSIKKTIITVAPTGAWPKKKDNPNVPMTPQEIANDVYECYKLGAAICHLHMRDDDGNGTMDKAKFEETVDLIKKKCDIVINCTTSGDLNATDETRQAHLRSIRPEIASYDCGSMNWMHNSLFINHPKFLEELGMTMQEFDVKPEIEIFDAGMIYNSLYYVKKGVLKTPCHYQLVLGAAGGSSATIENLVYLKGLLPEGSTWGALGIGKQHVPVMLATVALGGHLRVGMEDNVMWSAGVLAESNSQLVKRAADIVRIAGNEVATPADARKILGLNRVCNFSK from the coding sequence ATGTCAATAAAAAAAACAATTATCACAGTTGCACCAACTGGTGCATGGCCAAAGAAAAAGGATAATCCCAATGTTCCTATGACTCCACAAGAAATTGCAAATGACGTATATGAGTGCTATAAGCTTGGTGCAGCAATTTGTCATCTCCATATGAGAGATGATGATGGTAACGGCACAATGGATAAAGCTAAATTTGAAGAAACAGTAGATTTAATTAAGAAAAAATGTGATATAGTCATTAATTGTACAACTTCTGGTGATTTAAATGCAACAGATGAAACAAGACAAGCCCATTTAAGAAGTATTAGACCTGAAATAGCTTCTTATGACTGTGGTTCTATGAATTGGATGCACAATAGTTTATTTATAAATCATCCAAAATTTTTGGAAGAGTTAGGAATGACAATGCAGGAGTTTGATGTAAAGCCTGAAATTGAAATATTTGATGCAGGTATGATATATAATTCTTTATACTATGTTAAGAAAGGTGTGCTAAAAACACCTTGCCATTATCAATTGGTGTTAGGAGCAGCTGGTGGTTCAAGTGCTACAATTGAAAATTTAGTATACTTAAAAGGATTACTACCAGAAGGTAGTACATGGGGTGCCCTTGGAATTGGAAAGCAGCATGTACCAGTAATGCTAGCTACTGTTGCTTTGGGAGGACACTTAAGAGTTGGTATGGAAGATAACGTAATGTGGAGTGCTGGGGTATTAGCAGAATCTAATTCACAATTAGTAAAACGTGCTGCAGATATTGTAAGAATAGCAGGAAATGAAGTTGCAACTCCAGCTGATGCAAGGAAAATTCTAGGACTTAATAGAGTATGCAATTTTTCTAAATAA
- a CDS encoding sigma-54 interaction domain-containing protein has translation MNKHLFEIDKRLKSKLDKLKNLKSIEVDETTFEILSFYKNLVEKQSKVSYGLNKYQEDRLDSFNAFDVGDAISDGMCLVDNSGIVVAINKGYTEITEISEEEIIGKNIRELLDKEYFSEAVSFKVLQQKKKISSLSTINTNRKKVLITGNPFLNENGEVVQVLTVMRDLTELIKLKQDLERIEKKSEKYLNELKYFRSKYWEKDNLVGEDNKMREIKELISHIAKTDATILITGETGSGKEVVSKEIHDKSNRKDMPYIKVNCAAIPDTLIESELFGYEKGAFTGAQNKEKLGMFEIANGGTILLDEIGEMPLNLQSKLLRVLQEKEIMRLGGTKSIKINVRVIAATNQNLKKLIEEGKFREDLFYRLNVVPIKIPSLRERQNDVAILAHMFLEKFNTKYGKSKSFDNMAIQALQHYDWPGNVRELQNIIERLLVIDDESLITYSSVEDVIGGNKDEVKIGADNITLREAVELVEKEMIEKALKKHGSTYKAAKVLGVTQPTVFRKAKAFGIKLNNA, from the coding sequence ATGAATAAGCATCTATTTGAAATTGATAAGAGATTAAAATCTAAATTAGATAAGCTAAAAAATTTGAAAAGTATAGAAGTTGATGAAACTACTTTCGAAATTTTAAGTTTCTATAAAAATTTAGTTGAAAAACAAAGTAAGGTTTCGTATGGTCTTAATAAGTACCAAGAAGATAGACTGGATTCTTTTAATGCTTTCGATGTAGGAGATGCTATATCTGATGGTATGTGCTTGGTTGACAATTCTGGAATTGTAGTGGCAATAAACAAAGGTTATACTGAAATAACAGAAATATCAGAAGAAGAGATAATTGGAAAGAATATACGTGAATTATTGGATAAAGAATACTTTAGTGAAGCTGTATCTTTTAAAGTTTTACAACAAAAAAAGAAAATCAGTTCATTATCTACTATAAATACAAATAGGAAAAAGGTATTAATAACTGGAAATCCTTTTCTAAATGAAAATGGTGAAGTTGTTCAAGTATTAACTGTTATGAGAGATTTAACGGAATTAATAAAATTGAAACAAGATCTAGAACGGATTGAGAAAAAGAGTGAAAAATATTTAAATGAATTAAAATATTTTAGAAGTAAATATTGGGAAAAAGATAATCTAGTTGGTGAAGACAATAAAATGAGGGAAATAAAAGAATTGATAAGTCATATTGCAAAAACTGATGCTACAATTTTAATAACAGGTGAAACTGGAAGTGGTAAGGAAGTTGTTTCAAAAGAAATTCATGATAAAAGTAATAGAAAAGATATGCCTTATATAAAAGTAAATTGTGCGGCTATACCGGATACTTTAATAGAATCAGAATTATTTGGATATGAAAAAGGAGCATTTACAGGTGCTCAAAATAAAGAAAAACTAGGAATGTTTGAAATTGCTAATGGTGGAACTATACTTTTAGATGAGATTGGTGAAATGCCGTTAAATTTGCAATCGAAACTTCTTCGAGTTTTACAAGAAAAAGAAATAATGAGGCTAGGTGGTACAAAAAGTATAAAAATAAATGTAAGAGTTATTGCAGCTACAAATCAAAATTTAAAAAAATTAATAGAAGAAGGTAAGTTTCGAGAAGATTTATTTTATCGTTTAAATGTAGTACCAATAAAAATACCTTCACTTAGAGAAAGACAAAATGATGTAGCTATTCTAGCACATATGTTTTTGGAGAAATTTAATACTAAGTATGGAAAAAGTAAAAGTTTTGATAATATGGCTATACAAGCTCTGCAACATTACGATTGGCCTGGAAATGTAAGAGAATTGCAAAATATTATTGAAAGGTTATTGGTTATTGATGATGAAAGTCTTATAACTTATAGTAGTGTGGAGGATGTAATTGGTGGAAATAAAGATGAAGTAAAGATTGGAGCTGACAATATAACTTTAAGGGAAGCAGTAGAGTTGGTGGAAAAAGAAATGATAGAAAAGGCATTGAAAAAGCATGGTAGTACATATAAGGCAGCAAAAGTTTTGGGGGTTACTCAACCTACAGTTTTTAGAAAAGCAAAGGCATTTGGTATAAAACTAAATAATGCATAG
- a CDS encoding MFS transporter: MSSIKLTKFNIFTILLIPFVWIYELSVVAPILGKIAEAFPNASTFELQLVVVMPFFTSIPFSIISGKLAKKYDKKNLIVLGLLIYGLAGITPFFCHTLPQILVFRLITGIGVGMVLPLPNSIIAELFTGIQREKMLGATTSVANIANVLDSIAVGFILTLGWKYPFLCFIVCIIIMFVAMAGLPKCPPVSQSFDDSNLQTSGKGVPKIVYGLLLFMAANWMFFSFNINNTALFMTTEHIGVPWMIGIAISLPGGISIISGIIFSNFYNKTKHFLVPIAITIFALGYVVMFFTHSFATQCIANCLIGFGSGLIPPYILNLTSQKVELSKRDSAYGIVTAGIHIGFLSSPFIQLFISTVTGIETFRTLYGMCAIGLIICTVISFIAVMRIKKDSIIETA, from the coding sequence ATGAGTAGTATAAAATTAACAAAATTCAATATTTTTACAATTTTGCTAATACCATTTGTGTGGATATATGAGCTTTCAGTGGTTGCTCCAATTTTAGGTAAGATAGCAGAAGCGTTTCCTAACGCATCAACTTTTGAATTGCAGTTGGTTGTTGTTATGCCATTCTTTACATCTATCCCATTCAGCATAATTTCAGGAAAACTAGCTAAGAAATATGATAAGAAAAATTTGATTGTATTAGGATTACTGATTTATGGTCTCGCAGGTATCACACCATTTTTTTGTCACACGTTACCTCAAATATTAGTGTTTAGATTGATTACTGGTATTGGTGTTGGAATGGTATTACCTTTACCAAACTCTATTATTGCAGAACTGTTTACAGGAATTCAAAGAGAAAAAATGCTTGGTGCAACTACTAGTGTAGCTAATATAGCTAATGTACTTGATAGTATTGCAGTAGGATTTATTTTAACACTTGGTTGGAAGTATCCATTCTTATGCTTTATTGTTTGTATTATTATAATGTTTGTTGCAATGGCTGGTCTACCAAAGTGTCCTCCAGTTTCTCAAAGTTTTGATGATTCAAATTTGCAAACTTCAGGAAAAGGTGTTCCTAAAATAGTATATGGATTACTTCTTTTTATGGCTGCCAATTGGATGTTCTTTTCATTTAACATTAACAATACAGCTTTATTTATGACTACTGAACATATAGGAGTACCTTGGATGATTGGTATAGCAATTTCATTGCCAGGGGGAATTAGTATTATATCTGGAATAATTTTTTCGAATTTCTACAACAAAACAAAACATTTTTTAGTTCCTATAGCAATAACAATTTTTGCTTTAGGATATGTAGTAATGTTTTTCACTCACAGCTTTGCAACTCAATGTATTGCTAATTGTTTAATTGGATTTGGTTCAGGCTTAATCCCACCGTATATTTTAAACTTAACCTCACAAAAAGTTGAATTATCTAAGAGAGATAGTGCATATGGAATTGTAACTGCAGGTATTCATATTGGATTCTTATCATCACCATTTATCCAGCTTTTCATATCAACAGTTACAGGTATAGAAACATTTAGAACTTTGTATGGAATGTGCGCTATTGGATTAATTATTTGTACAGTTATATCTTTCATTGCGGTAATGAGAATAAAAAAAGATTCAATTATAGAAACAGCGTAA
- a CDS encoding cupin domain-containing protein — protein MKKVRLNDVSPYLAPKHFDMRSMKLHGTEETGVKQFWMGMSYFLPGGGAEYAYEDSSTEKIYFVLDGEITIKSKTETFVLKKNDSIFIGPNEGREMINETNTVATVLVIISYK, from the coding sequence ATGAAAAAAGTTAGATTAAACGATGTGTCACCATATCTTGCTCCAAAACATTTTGACATGAGATCAATGAAATTGCATGGAACAGAAGAAACAGGTGTAAAACAGTTTTGGATGGGAATGTCATATTTTTTACCAGGTGGTGGTGCTGAATATGCATATGAAGATTCTTCAACTGAAAAAATATATTTTGTGTTAGATGGAGAAATAACAATAAAATCAAAAACTGAAACATTTGTACTTAAAAAGAATGATTCTATCTTCATAGGACCAAATGAAGGAAGAGAAATGATTAATGAAACAAATACTGTAGCTACAGTTTTAGTGATTATAAGCTATAAATAG